A region of Crassaminicella thermophila DNA encodes the following proteins:
- a CDS encoding YmfQ family protein, protein MSKLMQYLPNYYRTSKVMTNITDVYDIELQEFQTKLDNTLNQFFVDLADASLERWEKELGISVNKNKDIKYRRSVIKSKIRGQGTITINLIKNVAESYSNGEVEVTENNSNYSFTITFVGTKGIPPNMDDLKNAIEDIKPAHLGFTFEYTYNTYQYLSQFTHADLALYTHIDLREVI, encoded by the coding sequence TTGTCTAAGTTAATGCAGTATTTACCTAATTATTATAGAACAAGCAAAGTAATGACAAATATTACTGATGTTTATGATATTGAGTTGCAAGAATTTCAGACTAAACTAGATAATACACTTAATCAATTCTTTGTAGATTTAGCTGATGCTTCATTAGAAAGATGGGAAAAAGAGTTAGGGATATCTGTAAATAAGAACAAAGATATAAAGTATAGAAGAAGTGTTATAAAATCAAAAATTCGAGGACAAGGTACTATAACCATAAATCTAATTAAAAATGTAGCTGAAAGCTATAGTAATGGAGAGGTTGAAGTTACAGAGAATAATTCAAACTATTCATTTACTATAACTTTTGTTGGGACAAAAGGAATTCCACCCAATATGGATGATTTAAAAAATGCCATAGAAGATATTAAACCAGCACATTTAGGATTTACTTTTGAATATACTTACAATACTTATCAGTATTTATCCCAGTTTACCCACGCTGATTTAGCTTTATATACTCATATTGATTTAAGAGAGGTGATATAA
- a CDS encoding baseplate J/gp47 family protein, whose translation MADTIDVIHERMLSNISDEYDKTEGSFFYDATKPVAIELEKAYKDQEEILDKGFVETATGEWLDKKVAEQGLTRKPATKATGYVTIEGSEGAIINAGDKVANDTVTYTILESKTIDSTLKASVQVECDEFGSVGNVPINAIKYFPVTLSGLTKVYNEEKIDNGYDGETDEELRQRYYDKVRTPATSGNKYHYRNWAKEVPGVGDAKVFPLWNGPGTVKVVIIDSNKTGADSQLVTDVYNHIEENRPIGATVTVESATELQINIDVTLTIDSNNYTIEQVKRNIENAITEHLKEIAFKENYVSYAKIGSLILNSNGVLDYSNLLINNNNSNVSIKETEVAVLGVVTVV comes from the coding sequence TTGGCAGATACAATAGATGTTATACATGAACGTATGCTTTCGAATATTTCAGATGAATACGATAAGACAGAAGGGTCTTTTTTTTATGATGCTACAAAACCTGTTGCGATAGAATTGGAAAAAGCATATAAAGACCAGGAAGAAATACTAGACAAAGGTTTTGTTGAAACTGCTACTGGTGAATGGTTAGATAAGAAAGTAGCAGAGCAAGGCTTAACAAGAAAACCTGCTACAAAAGCAACTGGATATGTAACTATAGAAGGTTCAGAAGGTGCAATTATAAATGCAGGAGATAAGGTAGCAAATGATACAGTAACATATACAATACTTGAATCTAAAACTATAGATAGTACATTAAAAGCTTCTGTACAAGTTGAATGTGATGAATTTGGAAGCGTAGGGAATGTACCTATAAATGCTATAAAATACTTTCCTGTAACCTTGTCTGGACTTACCAAAGTCTATAATGAAGAAAAGATTGATAATGGCTATGATGGAGAGACTGACGAAGAATTAAGACAACGATATTATGACAAAGTAAGAACTCCTGCAACTTCAGGAAATAAATATCACTACAGAAATTGGGCTAAAGAGGTACCAGGCGTAGGAGATGCAAAGGTATTTCCTTTATGGAATGGCCCAGGAACAGTAAAAGTAGTAATAATTGATAGTAATAAAACTGGAGCTGATAGCCAGCTAGTAACTGATGTATATAATCATATCGAAGAAAATCGACCAATTGGGGCTACAGTTACTGTTGAGTCAGCTACAGAATTACAAATCAATATTGATGTTACTCTTACAATAGATTCTAACAATTATACTATAGAGCAAGTAAAAAGAAACATAGAAAATGCTATTACAGAGCATTTAAAAGAAATTGCTTTTAAAGAAAATTATGTGTCTTATGCAAAAATAGGAAGTCTTATATTAAACAGTAATGGAGTGTTAGATTATAGTAACTTACTTATAAATAATAATAATTCTAATGTATCAATAAAAGAGACAGAAGTAGCAGTTCTAGGGGTGGTAACAGTTGTCTAA
- a CDS encoding peptidoglycan recognition protein family protein has protein sequence MNNPNKIILHHSATDGGTFESIRRYHIEHNGWRDIGYHYLITKDGVLHKGRDEKDTGAHTKGENTTSIGICLVGNFDRYEPNKKQLDTLYKLLEDIFDRYGKMPIYPHSKFAPKTCPGTQFPLDEVIARTFEEKDWRIEAGEKALKDLVEKGVINSPDYWKNKLTQPVEVWAVLNMINNITRK, from the coding sequence ATGAACAATCCAAATAAAATTATTTTACATCATAGCGCAACAGATGGAGGAACATTTGAAAGCATTAGAAGATATCATATAGAGCACAATGGATGGAGAGATATTGGATATCATTATTTAATCACGAAAGATGGAGTTTTGCACAAGGGCAGAGATGAAAAAGACACAGGAGCTCATACAAAAGGAGAAAATACAACATCTATAGGAATATGCCTAGTAGGTAATTTTGATCGCTATGAGCCAAATAAAAAGCAGCTAGATACATTATACAAATTACTAGAAGATATCTTCGATAGATATGGGAAAATGCCAATATACCCACATTCAAAGTTTGCTCCTAAAACTTGTCCTGGAACACAATTTCCACTAGATGAGGTTATTGCTAGAACTTTTGAAGAAAAAGACTGGAGAATTGAAGCAGGGGAGAAAGCATTAAAGGATCTGGTTGAAAAGGGCGTAATTAATAGCCCTGATTACTGGAAGAACAAACTAACCCAACCTGTAGAAGTTTGGGCTGTTTTGAATATGATCAATAATATTACTAGAAAGTAG
- a CDS encoding tail fiber protein produces the protein MPDYTENYNLKKPLANENYNIEDFNTNADIIDAELKNVNDKISEIRNDINNLDIPVTSVNNKTGDIVLTAADVGAETPSGAQAKANVAEQNAKNYADSIKPTKLSQLSNDVGYITAQRAVSDSVTSTSSTVAASSKAVKTAYDKANDAYSKVTSATYVRDRVKAVDGHGSGLDADLLDGWHRDSIRDWNNLLNKPSSLPANGGNADSVDGIHFREYNGKLQYYYGGVWKDVMVSPIKSIQRGTATGGNYTNNDIPINTVNPEKCVVILNGDWSHSSGGFNTNPYLYSITATTLKIRGDSYSYTRTYSWQVIEYN, from the coding sequence TTGCCTGATTATACTGAAAATTATAACTTAAAGAAACCTTTAGCAAATGAAAATTACAATATTGAAGATTTTAATACTAATGCTGATATTATTGATGCTGAATTAAAAAATGTTAACGATAAAATAAGTGAAATAAGAAATGATATTAATAATTTAGATATACCAGTAACATCAGTAAATAACAAAACTGGAGATATAGTTTTGACTGCTGCTGATGTAGGAGCAGAAACTCCTTCTGGAGCTCAAGCAAAAGCTAATGTGGCAGAACAAAATGCAAAGAATTATGCGGATAGCATAAAGCCGACAAAATTAAGTCAGTTAAGTAATGATGTAGGCTATATAACAGCACAAAGAGCCGTAAGTGATAGTGTAACCAGTACAAGTTCGACTGTTGCAGCAAGTAGTAAAGCAGTTAAAACCGCATATGACAAAGCAAATGATGCATACAGTAAAGTTACATCTGCTACTTATGTTAGAGATAGAGTTAAAGCGGTAGATGGTCATGGTAGTGGTTTAGACGCTGACTTACTAGATGGATGGCATAGAGACTCTATAAGAGATTGGAATAATCTATTGAACAAACCATCTTCGCTCCCTGCTAATGGCGGAAATGCTGATAGTGTAGATGGTATACATTTTCGAGAGTATAATGGAAAATTACAATATTATTATGGAGGAGTGTGGAAAGACGTTATGGTAAGTCCAATTAAGAGTATACAAAGAGGAACAGCTACTGGAGGAAATTATACTAATAATGATATACCAATTAATACAGTAAATCCAGAAAAATGCGTTGTAATTTTAAATGGTGATTGGAGCCATAGCAGTGGTGGTTTTAATACAAATCCATATCTTTACTCTATTACGGCAACAACTTTAAAGATACGTGGCGATTCGTATAGTTATACAAGAACATATAGCTGGCAAGTAATAGAATATAATTAG
- a CDS encoding hemolysin XhlA family protein: MVCERHEEIVNRLNNHADRIKQLEINNAKTGEKITSLIEKLENLTSWIKALVMLGGTTLLGFFFWYIQNIGR; this comes from the coding sequence ATGGTATGCGAAAGACACGAGGAGATTGTAAATCGTTTAAATAATCACGCTGACAGAATTAAACAACTAGAAATAAATAATGCAAAAACAGGAGAGAAAATTACAAGCTTGATAGAAAAATTAGAGAATCTAACAAGCTGGATTAAAGCTTTAGTAATGCTAGGTGGTACTACATTGCTAGGCTTTTTCTTTTGGTACATACAAAACATAGGGAGGTAA